caggggtcaagggggctgcctgaagctgttgagattttaacatttaaagatgctatagaacacatttttttttacatagatttaacatagaaaagcaacagaatttaaccataatgtgtatctatttgatgccatattttgtaatcaatgacatcagtggcaaaaaataaaaataaaaattagacgaaaatgtagctttgaagaatatacttgcctaaatattccactgattttgttataacaatagtatccatagttcatctcatttgtttattttttttgtttcaagttaatgtcaaaactagtctaatataagccgcattcatttttcaaaaatcatgaatatgagcagaaatcaatgattcagtaatattagatatatacatatgtacagcaaatactggagatatttgatttaaacctctctttttgaaaggtttcactgcaaaggaatttaatgctcttttctggggtgcattctgtctttcctccagttttctctgcttttgtttctctgatctttcttctgcttttttgatgttcctgcagtgctttgaattaagttcaacgcattagaaacaaaagcacgaacggtgttaaaacatgttttctagcaaatgggcgcagccatattgttttcttgttctatcgcgtacagtctcacggtcagtgttgccagatactcctgacgttttccagcccaaaatatgttcaaaacccgccaaaatgcacttgaaactccccaactgggcggagaaccgcgcaatctggcaacactgctcacggtatttacatcaatttaacttccgagtgttcccgaatgtcaacgagaacaaacaaagtcgacgaaaacatcgctaaacaagcaaaccaaatcagaacgtattctgctggtcattttgcttaaacatatttttaatggatatacaagagattaaaaaaaaaaaacactttcgctagaaaatagcggaattccgctaaatagcggacgtctgggatccctggtacacacaaccacaatcattggGAAGACTGATGACTtggctgttgtccagaagatgatcactgatttcctccacaaggagggtaagccacaaaaggtcattgctgaaaagggtggctggaaaaggtgcacaagcaacagggatggccgcagtcttgagaggattgtcaagaaaagttgattcaagaacttgggagtggactgaggctggtgtcagtgtatcaagacccatcacgaacagacatctttaagaaaggggatacaacttttacattcctaatatcaagctactcctgagccagagacaaatgtcagaagtgtcttatctgggctaaggagagaaagaaattgactgttgctcagtggtccaaagtcctcttttcagatgaaagtacattttgcatttaatttggaaatcatggttctagagtctggaggaagagtggagaggcacagaatccaaggtgtttgaagcccagtgtgaagtttccacagtttgtgatgatttggggtgccatgtcatctgctggtgttggtccactgtattttatcaagtccaaagtcaacacagccatctaccaggagattttagagcacttcatgcttccatctgctgacgagctttttggagatgctgatttccttttccagcaggacttagcacctacccacagtgccaaaactactaccaaatggtttgctgaccatgatattactgtgtttgattggccagccaacttgcctgacctgaactccatagagaatctatggggtattgtcaagaggaagatgagaaacacccgactcaaaaatacagatacactgaaggccactatcaaagcaacctgggcttcaataacacctcagcagtgccacagactgatcacctccatgccacaccacattgatacagtaatccatggtaaaggagccccaaccaagtattgagtgtataaatgaatatacttttcagaagttggacatttctgtattgtaaatcctttttttgattgatcttagggaatattctaataatttgagatactggatttctgattttcatgagctataagccataatcatcaaaattaaaacaaaaaggctttaaatattttactttacatgtaatgaatatagaatatatgaaagtttacctttttgaattaaattatgaaaaaaggaactttttcatggtattcaaattttttgagaggcactagtgtatatatatatatatatatatatatatatatatatatatatatatatcagggctcgaaattcgcggtggtctggtcacccgaggcgacttaatttgtcatttggtgggtaattcctgtcactaggcagcccggctggctagttgaaaataaaaaatatatatgaagcgaagattcagactagggctgtgcgatatatcgaatatactcgatatatctccgaaaattctgtgtgagatacataaaattattatattgtagttatcgagtattttatggtcatctgccgacttgcatttgtttcgtgtttgttgcgtttgtttaaaacaggggtgtccaaactgatccataaagggccgtgtggctgcaggttttcattccagccatgcagcagcacacctgatttggcttattcaatcaactgacacacccaccctttaatcaagggtgggtgtggctgcaagtatttgactgtgtgaagacagttcagttgattgaatgagccaagtcaggtgtgctgctgcatggctggaatgaaaacctgcagccacacggccctttatggatcagtttggacacccctggtttaaaaccttttccggtggttttctccctgtccatcaggcagtaacgtgagaggctgcctaagggtaaaaaaaaaaaaaacaataacgtcacgcactcgccaaccaatcccgggctacatctctgtgctgaaaggaacttgcgggaagatttcctagtttcggtttacagtgctgactcagttcgtgcaatcactggtgttgcatagggtaccgtgtaagctctgtcaatttcagcgacaaattaaaaatggaagcagacgaattggttcctaaaagaactagtaaggggtcagtcatctgacatttttttggatatcgcgaggaggacgtggaacagcaaatgccaatttgtaaagtgtgcaaaaaaacaacaacctgtcatcacgaaaggcagcagcactacaaagcatgttggacatattctgggtgctatagtcatgatagtcagtatatttgttttcaatactcatacaccaagttgccaagttttccaatatattattatttgttgatattatattatggtgctctgtgttgttctcatttatgtatttaacaacagtatcaaaatactcgggtcttgaaataaatgcacattagtcatgaacaatggtaactactctcttttgcgttatttttgacagaagtaaaattcatacatcaacaaattttggctagttgagtttctgtttggctagttactttggaagataactagtccggctggctggtgaaaaaatatataaatttcaAGCccttatatatattagtgctgtcaaagttaacgcgttaattttGGTGAttaattttaaacatttaatgcattaaaaaaaattaatgcaaTTAACGTggttttgtttacttccggtggtGGCTGACCCATAACCTTTGGTTATGTGTGCGGGAAAACCAGGCAGAAACAGCTATCCTAACTAAAGGAGAGTCTATGGCGGAAAGATGGATAAGGGCGAACTTTTAGGGGGaaagtttcattttaaaaagttgcCCGACGGCTCGTTGGACAAAACTAAGGCAATTTGCACAGTTTGCAAAGCCGAATTTAATTACCACAGAAGTAACACGTCTTTAGCGTATCACCTCAAAGCAAAACACCCTGCTGAAATTACCTCCACTTGACCTCGCCAGTCTACACTACAGGTGTGTGGCACTCGTGGGTGAATAACGAAACCTGTAAGTGAAAAGTTAACCAATTCCTTGGTTACTTGGATAGTTAAAAGCTGCCGCCCAGTTAGCACAGTAGAGGATGATGGACTGAGAGAAGTAATTCGTGTTGCATCGGGAGATACCTCTTATAATTTACCCTCGAGAGGAACCATCGTGTcaagaatacacactttgtgtgagGATGAGAGGGCACAGCGGATGAACATGCTTGCGCAAGCAAAGCACATTGCTCTCACGGGTGACCATTGGACGTCTATCAACAACGATAATTATTTGGGCATCACAGCATGTTTCATTGATCAAGACTGGACTCTGCAGTCGTTTGCACTTACTGTGAGTAAAACCGAGGAGCGACATTATGCCGAGGCATGTGCTAACCATTTTCTGGATGTtgcaaatgaatgggaaatgaagGAAAAGTTGACCACACTCGGCACTGACAGCGTTCATAACATGGTTGCTGCTTCGAGGCTACTTCCATTTGAACACCTGCCTTGCATGGCCCACTGTCTGCAAAGAACAGTCACAGTCTcatatggttagttttttcttttttatcagacatctagttttaggtttatttacctgacatgtttcgacatgTCAGGTAAAtgttcccgagatacttaaactcctccacttgaggcaggacttctccaccaacctggagagggcaagccacccttttccggtcgagaaccatggcctcggacatggaggtgctgattctcatcccagccgcttcacactcgactgcaaaccgccccagtgcatgctgaaggtcctggtttgaagaagccaacaggacaacatcatccacaaaaagcagagatgaaatcctgtggttcccaaacaggattccttccggcccctggctgcgcctggaaattctgtccataaaaattatgaacagaaccggtgacaaagggcagccctgccggagtccaacatgcactgggaacaggtctgacttactgccggcaatgcgaaccagactcctgctccgttcgtacagggaccggacagcccttagcaaagagccccgaaccccatactcccgaagcaccccccacagaataccacgggggacacggtcgaatgccttctccagatccacaaagcacatgtggactggttgggcaaactcccatgaaccctcgagcaccctatgaagggtatagagctggtccagtgttccgcgaccaggacgaaaaccgcattgttcctcctggatccgaggttcaactattggtcgaattctcctctccagtaccctggagtaaactttccctgggaggctgagaagtgtgattcccctataattggagcacactctccggtcccctttcttaaaaagagggaccaccaccccagtctgccactccagaggcactgtccccgactgccacgcgatgttgcagaggcgtgtcaaccaagacagccccacaacatccagagacttgagatactcagggcggatctcatccacccccggtgccttgccaccgaggagcttgcaaaccacctcagtgactttggcttgggtaatggacgagtccacctctgagtcatcagcctcagtctcctcagtggaagacatgacggtgggattgaggagatcctcaaagtattccttccaccgcccgacaatgtccccagtcgaggtcaacagctccccatccgcactgtaaacagtgttggcagagtactgcgtccccctcctgaggcgccggatggtttgccagaatttcttcgaggccgaccgatagtccttctccatggcctccccgaactcctcccagttccgagtttttgcctccgcaactgcccgagctgcagcacgcctggcctgccgatacccgtcagctgcctcaggagtcctggaggtcaacatggcccgataggactccttcttcagtttgacggcatcccttacttccggtgtccaccaccgggttcggggattgccaccacgacaggcaccggagaccttgcggccacagctccgaacagctgcgtccacaatggaggtagagaacatggtccactcagactcaatgtcccccacctccctcggaagctgggaaaagctctcccggaggtgggagttaaagacctccccaacagagtgctcggccagacgttcccagcagaccctcaccatacgtttgggcctgccaggtctgtccagcttcctcctccgccagcggatccaactcaccaccaggtggtgatcagttgacagctcagcccctctcttcacccgagtgtccaagacatagggccggagatcagatgaaacgactacaaagtcgatcattgacctccgacctaaggtgtcctggtgccacgtgcacttatggacacccctatgctcggacatggtgttcgttatggacaaaccgtgactagcacagaagtccaataacaaaacaccactcgggttcagatcggggaggccgttcctcccaaccacgcccctccaggtgtcactgtcgtcgcccacgtgagcattgaagtcccccagtagcacaatggagtccccagtctgagcacccctcagtacctctcccagggactccaagaaggccggatactctatactgctatttggcccgtaggcacaaacaacagcaagagccctctccccagtccgaaggcgcagagaggcgaccctctcgttcactggggtaaactccaacacatggcggctgagctggggagctataagcaagcccacaccagcccgccgccgctcaccacgggcgattccagagaagtggaaagtccagcccctctcgaggagctgggttccagagcccaagctgtgcgtggaggtgagcccgactatctctagccggtacctctcaacctcccgcacaagctcaggctccttcccccccagcgaagtgacattccatgtcccaacagccagccactgtgtccggggatcaggtcgtcgaggcccctgccttcgactgccacccaatccacactgcaccaaacccctactgctacctctgtgggtggtgaacccacaggaggtcatgtCGAAACATGGTCATGAGGTGAGGTCatgctctcacctatggtcatgagctttgggtaatgacagaaagaacaagatcgcggatacaagcggctgaaatgagtttccttcgcagggtggctgggcgctcccttagagatagggtgagaagcacagtcactcgggaggagctcggagtagagccgctgctcctccacatcgagaggaaccagctgaggtggcttgggcatctttttcggatgcctcctggacgcctccctggggaggtgttccaggcatgtccccccgggaggaggccccggggaagacccaggacacgctggagggactatgtctctcggctggcctgggaacgcctcggtgttcttcccgaggagctggccgaggtgtctggggaaagggaagtttgggcttccatgcttagactgctgcctccgcgacccggtcccggataagcggaagaagacgagacgagacgagatgtttCGACATGTTtcgataagatgcgtcaccaacaacatccggtgacactctgaggaagatgacAGTTACGTACATCGAAACAtgccaggtaaacaaacctaaaactagatgtctgataaaaaagaaaaaactaaccatatctaatataagacataatgaacgtaattgagAGGTCACAGTCTCACTTAAAGACAGTGGATTTGAAAGTGTTCTGGCCAAATGTCACAAGATTGTCGGGCACTTTAAGCATAGTCCATCTAACGCTCAGGAATTAAACGAACAGCAAGTTGCACACGGACTTAAGCAAGAATCACTTGCTCAGGACGTTCCAACAAGATGGAATTCTACGCTGGAGATGGTAAAGAGGATCCAGAGAAACAAATCTCCACTGACCACTACCCTGGCGCAGCAAAAGAGCAAGGTTGCCATGTTGACTGACCAGGAGCTTGCCAAACTGCAAAAGCTGGAGGAACTACTTGAACCTTGCAagtaagttatttatttattgtttttcctccctctctttctttctccctaTCTCCTGTGtaccgttttctctctctccctctctccccttctctctttcacctgtgtgtgtgtgtatatgtgtgtgtgtatgttgttgttctctcgctccctctctctttcacctgtgtgtgtgtgtgtgtgtgtgtgtacgtgcacaCGTTCTCGGTGTTGCTAATAAAGATTTACTGAAATGTCTAACACCTTGTGCTTTCCATTGCAGATATGTGACTGAACTGCTGGGGGGAGAGCAGTATGTCTCCTGTTCAGTGGTCTTGCCAGCCTTATGCCACTTGTTCAGAGTTATGGAGCCCTCAGACGATGATCCAGTTTATGTTCTGAGGTTCAAGAAGGCCTTTACCACAGACCTAGCTCAACGGAAGGATAGCACCAACCTCAAATGGCTGAAGATCACTACTGCCCTTGACCCTAGGTTTAAAGACCTTAAGTGCCTTCCAAAAGATGAAAGGAGTGAGGTATGGGCTTCAGTACATGATCTGATGATGAGAGAGACACGTGCACAACAACCACCTGCTAAGACAACAGAGGAGCCGTCACCAAAGAAGAGGAGGACGTCCATCTTGCTGGGTTCTTCTGATTCAGATACAGATGACGAGGAGGAGTCCATAGAGCATTGTCTGGATCGCTACAAAGCAGAGCCAAAAATGGACATAGAGGGGTGTCCACTACAATGGTGGTCAAAGAGAGAGGGAGCACATGCCAGTCTGGCACCCATTGCACGCAAGTACCTGTCAACCCCTGCAACTACAGTGCCTTGTGAGAGGTTGTTCTCACTCTCAGGCCACATCATTCAAAAGAAGCGAGCTTCTTTGTCCCCCGATAACATAAACAAACTGGTCTGCCTCAGTAACTGGCTGAGTGTAAAGAAGGACTAAGTAAATTATGTCTATGGAGTGAAAAATGTTCAATGTTCTGAACTTTCAACAATATCTTTGCTCATTCTTTTTTGTATTTGCACTGTGCATATGTGCACCTTAAGCCATTAAAATGGTTTTTGAATTTAAATATACTTTCTCTGTGTTTAATTAATTTGATGATTTTAGATAAATAAATATTCAGTCTTAAGTAGAAAAATGCAATTAATTTATTgatagattaatcgcgattaattagttaattttttttaatcgattgacagccctaatatatatatatatatatatatatatatatatatatatatatatatatatatatatattaggctgGCGTTGTATGGTTGTGTAATGCTGCAACCCATCCAAGTACTCACTTAATACAATAGAGCAGTTAGCAAATGCCAGCGAAGGCCCTGTAGTGAGTCAACTAGTCCAAGGAAAGTTCATCACCATTACGAAAATGTagaacaatatttccagaaagttaaGAAACAACCGAATTATGATCAAGTATTTGTTTCAGAAACCAATTTAATATATCATTATTTCAATCAAAACTCATTAttacgtggcggcacggtggtgtagtggttagcgctgtcgcctcacagcaagaaggttctgggttcgagccccgtggctggcgagggcctttctgtgtggagtttgcatgttctccccgtgtccgcgtgggtttcctccaggtgctccggtttcccccacagtccaaagacatgcaggttagtttaactg
Above is a genomic segment from Neoarius graeffei isolate fNeoGra1 chromosome 14, fNeoGra1.pri, whole genome shotgun sequence containing:
- the LOC132897519 gene encoding uncharacterized protein LOC132897519, yielding MVKRIQRNKSPLTTTLAQQKSKVAMLTDQELAKLQKLEELLEPCKYVTELLGGEQYVSCSVVLPALCHLFRVMEPSDDDPVYVLRFKKAFTTDLAQRKDSTNLKWLKITTALDPRFKDLKCLPKDERSEVWASVHDLMMRETRAQQPPAKTTEEPSPKKRRTSILLGSSDSDTDDEEESIEHCLDRYKAEPKMDIEGCPLQWWSKREGAHASLAPIARKYLSTPATTVPCERLFSLSGHIIQKKRASLSPDNINKLVCLSNWLSVKKD